The Thermoanaerobaculales bacterium genome contains a region encoding:
- a CDS encoding sigma-54-dependent Fis family transcriptional regulator, which translates to MMVSDASATGNPDTCRSGSRIEPRQREFFLTTARALAQLLEFDKALVALRGFAGNALAIAVCTGLGALPAGAGWCQSASVIGAVIDDDRKVRHADARYLSGVEGGRPLVQAGYRSLLCAPVVDSDAVTGALVLASRSERAFESDRGPFLLEVGWQLGHVLRPAAEPRSGACSACPNGGQRPGSCPRESCCGGRGPLIVESALFKAAMAAGDEVAPTDATVLLLGESGTGKELVAREIHRRSRRASSPMVAVNCATISRELFESEFFGHVKGAFTGAHRDRAGRFALADRGTLFLDEVAEIPLDLQAKLLRVIQEGRYERVGEGIARQVDVRIIAATNRDLAAEVGAGRFRPDLYYRLNVFPIELPPLRERREAIAPLARHFIAVSSAEVKIAPPALDDEALRQLRGHSWPGNVRELHNVIRRAVIRSRGDRLRLDLGFAPAGPGRVQSPPDRSAIVLTEGELRRLERSNLETALRIANGKVYGKGGAAALLGLPPTTFTDRIRRFGIRASDYRSVGGNGVKLV; encoded by the coding sequence ATGATGGTGAGTGACGCGTCGGCCACGGGCAACCCTGACACCTGCAGGTCGGGCTCCCGAATCGAACCGCGGCAACGGGAGTTCTTCCTCACCACGGCGCGCGCGCTGGCGCAGCTGCTGGAGTTCGACAAGGCCCTCGTCGCCCTGCGCGGTTTCGCCGGCAACGCCCTCGCCATCGCGGTCTGCACCGGTCTGGGCGCGCTTCCCGCAGGCGCCGGGTGGTGCCAGTCGGCCAGCGTGATCGGCGCCGTGATCGATGACGACCGGAAGGTCCGCCACGCGGATGCCCGGTACCTTTCCGGAGTCGAGGGCGGGCGTCCACTGGTGCAGGCCGGCTACCGGTCGCTGCTGTGCGCGCCCGTGGTCGACAGCGATGCGGTCACAGGTGCGCTCGTCTTGGCCAGCCGGTCGGAGAGGGCGTTCGAATCGGATCGCGGCCCCTTCCTCCTCGAGGTCGGCTGGCAGCTCGGCCACGTGCTCCGGCCGGCGGCCGAACCCCGCAGTGGGGCGTGCTCGGCCTGTCCGAACGGTGGCCAGCGTCCCGGATCCTGCCCGCGCGAGAGCTGCTGCGGCGGGCGGGGTCCGCTGATCGTCGAGAGCGCATTGTTCAAGGCCGCGATGGCCGCCGGCGACGAGGTGGCGCCCACCGACGCCACTGTCCTGCTGCTGGGTGAGTCAGGCACCGGCAAGGAGCTCGTGGCCCGCGAGATTCACCGCCGGAGCCGACGCGCCAGCAGTCCCATGGTGGCCGTCAACTGCGCGACCATCTCGCGGGAGCTGTTCGAAAGCGAGTTCTTCGGCCACGTCAAGGGCGCGTTCACGGGAGCGCACCGCGACCGCGCCGGCCGCTTCGCGCTCGCCGACCGCGGCACGCTCTTCCTCGACGAGGTGGCGGAGATTCCCCTCGACCTGCAGGCCAAGCTCCTGCGAGTGATCCAGGAAGGCCGCTACGAGCGGGTCGGCGAGGGAATCGCGCGGCAAGTCGACGTGCGCATCATCGCCGCCACCAACCGCGATCTCGCGGCGGAGGTCGGGGCAGGCCGCTTCCGACCCGACCTCTACTACCGGCTGAACGTGTTTCCCATCGAGCTGCCTCCCCTTCGCGAGCGCAGGGAGGCGATCGCGCCGCTGGCGCGCCACTTCATCGCCGTCTCGTCAGCCGAAGTGAAGATCGCTCCGCCCGCCCTCGACGACGAAGCGCTGCGGCAGCTCCGGGGCCACTCGTGGCCCGGCAACGTGCGCGAGCTGCACAACGTGATCCGGCGGGCGGTCATCCGGTCACGGGGCGACCGCCTGCGGCTCGATCTCGGCTTCGCGCCTGCGGGCCCGGGCCGCGTCCAATCTCCCCCCGACCGCTCGGCGATCGTCCTCACCGAGGGCGAGCTCCGCCGTCTCGAGCGCAGCAACCTGGAGACCGCCCTCCGGATCGCGAACGGAAAGGTGTACGGCAAGGGAGGCGCCGCCGCGCTCCTCGGCCTTCCGCCGACGACGTTCACGGACCGGATTCGCCGCTTCGGCATTCGCGCGAGCGACTACCGGAGCGTCGGCGGCAACGGGGTCAAGCTCGTCTGA
- a CDS encoding class I SAM-dependent methyltransferase — MADYSHGRYVGASADAIRAHYDRGKGFYELWLDESLTYSCALWRGAGSLEDAQVQKYDFHVELAEAAGSARVLDIGCGWGAMLQHLVSRHGVGHAVGLTLSTDQAEFVQGKATPGVEVRLQNWTDHTTDLPYDAVICIGMLEHCAHIDLEGDEKVAAYRRFFAKCHELLQVRRCLSLQTICFGTLRRLDAFIRDRIWPESNLPYLHEIVLASDQLFEIERLVSDGSDYARTCKSWADNLARRRDRAVAVAGEDVVSDYLRYLRMSARAFETGALCLYRIKMRRLGV; from the coding sequence ATGGCAGACTATTCACACGGCAGATACGTAGGTGCGAGCGCGGACGCAATCCGGGCACATTACGATCGCGGCAAAGGCTTCTATGAACTCTGGCTCGACGAAAGCCTTACGTACTCTTGTGCGCTCTGGAGGGGTGCAGGCTCGCTGGAGGATGCCCAAGTTCAGAAGTACGACTTTCATGTCGAGCTTGCCGAAGCTGCCGGATCGGCCCGTGTGCTCGATATCGGATGTGGTTGGGGGGCGATGCTCCAGCACCTCGTCAGTCGGCATGGGGTCGGTCACGCAGTCGGGCTGACGTTGAGCACAGATCAGGCTGAGTTTGTCCAAGGCAAGGCAACCCCTGGTGTCGAAGTGCGACTCCAAAACTGGACGGACCACACAACCGACCTCCCCTACGACGCGGTGATCTGCATAGGTATGCTCGAGCACTGCGCCCACATTGACTTGGAGGGAGACGAAAAGGTCGCGGCGTATCGGCGTTTCTTCGCAAAATGCCATGAACTGCTGCAGGTCCGACGATGTCTTTCACTCCAGACGATTTGTTTTGGGACTCTGCGCCGACTCGATGCATTCATCCGAGATCGAATTTGGCCAGAGAGCAACCTGCCATATCTGCACGAAATCGTGTTGGCGTCAGACCAACTGTTCGAGATTGAGAGGCTGGTTTCCGATGGGTCGGACTACGCAAGGACGTGCAAGTCCTGGGCAGACAACCTAGCCCGGCGGCGCGACAGGGCGGTGGCGGTTGCCGGTGAAGATGTTGTGTCCGACTACTTGCGTTACCTGAGAATGTCAGCGAGGGCCTTTGAGACTGGAGCCTTGTGCCTCTACCGCATCAAGATGCGGCGCCTTGGGGTCTGA
- a CDS encoding multicopper oxidase yields MSHQIPESAEVHAHPRAAGRSLAAVLATTFVVAASALAQAGSPPLTKYVDPLPIPSVHVPVATGAVTEYEVNMEQVTQQLHSELPPTTLWTYSGVYPGPTFETRRGEVVQVTWTSSLPDTHILPVDYTLPDMLHGEPEVRTVVHRHGGLQPGIFDGGPDDWFTPDFSEVGHTYSGNVYTYPNEQPAATIWYHDHASGLTRLNVYAGLAGFWIIRDDEEDVLNLPSGPYEIPIVIQDRTFNEDGSLFYPSEGRWPKNHPVWVKHFLGDTAVVNGKVWPYLDVEPRKYRFRLLNGSNSRFYNLYFSNGLRFYQIGTDTGLMETPVRANGINMDPGERADIVVDFSRYAGQTIRLLNSEFENDPDLPEIMEFRVGSTPVEDTSSLPSFLRDVEYYDPNEAVITRDVTVEMMMDESGDPIMMLLDGKMRDEPVTEIAQAGSIEVWRIINIEPETHPIHLHLSDFQVLGRQELDAKGYAAALMEYREGMAPKPVLEDFLEGDFEGPQKYERGNKDTVQANEESVTTIVVKFGEFTGDSVWHCHILEHEDNDMMRPLRVIP; encoded by the coding sequence ATGAGTCACCAGATTCCTGAATCGGCCGAAGTGCACGCGCATCCTCGGGCGGCGGGCCGCTCGCTCGCCGCAGTGCTCGCGACGACCTTCGTCGTGGCAGCGTCCGCGCTGGCGCAGGCCGGCAGCCCGCCGCTGACGAAGTACGTCGACCCGCTGCCCATCCCCTCCGTCCATGTCCCGGTGGCCACCGGCGCCGTCACCGAGTACGAGGTGAACATGGAGCAGGTCACCCAGCAGCTGCACAGCGAGCTGCCGCCGACCACCCTGTGGACCTACAGCGGCGTCTACCCCGGCCCGACCTTCGAGACCCGCCGCGGCGAGGTGGTGCAGGTGACGTGGACCAGCTCCCTCCCTGACACCCACATCCTGCCGGTCGACTACACGCTGCCCGACATGCTCCACGGCGAGCCCGAGGTGCGCACCGTCGTCCACCGCCACGGCGGGCTGCAGCCGGGCATCTTCGACGGCGGGCCCGACGACTGGTTCACCCCCGACTTCAGCGAGGTCGGGCACACCTACTCGGGCAACGTCTACACCTACCCGAACGAGCAGCCGGCTGCGACCATCTGGTACCACGACCACGCTTCCGGCTTGACTCGCCTCAACGTGTACGCGGGGCTGGCCGGCTTCTGGATCATCAGGGACGATGAGGAGGATGTCCTCAACCTGCCCAGCGGCCCCTACGAGATTCCGATCGTGATCCAGGACCGCACGTTCAACGAGGACGGCTCGCTGTTCTACCCCTCGGAAGGCCGCTGGCCCAAGAACCACCCGGTGTGGGTGAAGCACTTCCTGGGCGACACGGCGGTTGTGAACGGCAAGGTCTGGCCGTACCTCGATGTCGAGCCCCGGAAGTACCGTTTCCGCCTGCTCAACGGCTCGAATTCCCGGTTCTACAACCTGTACTTCAGCAACGGCCTGAGGTTCTACCAGATCGGCACCGACACCGGGCTGATGGAGACGCCGGTCAGGGCGAACGGCATCAACATGGATCCGGGCGAGCGCGCCGACATCGTGGTCGACTTCAGCCGCTACGCGGGCCAGACCATCCGTCTCCTCAACTCCGAGTTCGAGAACGACCCCGACCTCCCGGAGATCATGGAGTTCCGCGTCGGCTCCACCCCGGTCGAGGACACCAGCAGCCTGCCGAGCTTCCTGCGCGACGTCGAGTACTACGACCCCAACGAGGCGGTCATCACCCGCGACGTCACGGTCGAGATGATGATGGATGAGAGCGGCGACCCGATCATGATGCTGCTCGACGGCAAGATGCGCGACGAGCCCGTCACCGAGATCGCGCAGGCCGGTTCCATCGAGGTGTGGCGGATCATCAACATCGAGCCCGAGACCCACCCGATCCACCTCCACCTGTCCGACTTCCAGGTGCTCGGCCGGCAGGAGCTCGACGCCAAGGGCTACGCGGCGGCACTCATGGAGTATCGCGAGGGCATGGCGCCCAAGCCGGTGCTGGAGGACTTCCTCGAAGGGGATTTCGAGGGCCCGCAGAAGTACGAGCGCGGCAACAAGGACACCGTGCAGGCGAACGAGGAGAGCGTGACGACCATCGTCGTCAAGTTCGGCGAGTTCACCGGTGACAGCGTCTGGCACTGCCACATCCTCGAGCACGAGGACAACGACATGATGCGGCCCCTCCGCGTCATTCCCTGA
- a CDS encoding DUF885 domain-containing protein: protein MAYPPGTFSAGATLDALERRTLSLVPAQGRRAVVGPSLGGVMPISTRKRVLLVTGGALIVAAGWSLYATLVGRPFREAHLQQRVALDLFWDDPDMVARGGIGNGSFWDRWSSRFTDDSPARTERLAARKRHLLELLRSYPLPAPGTKERLSRDIVDWYLDSEVRGEPFRYHNYLVASYEGAQASVLEILTELHPLGTAAGAEAYVARLRAVPAKVDGILAGLQYRADRDIIAPRWSLEKVEDQIERFVAPRPSENVLCTTFARKTEESVGLSAARREELLQACKHEVDAGVVPAYRRLLSEVRALEARSPAGDGVWRLPDGARYYAHLLRSYTTLDLPAAEIHAIGLREVERLSNELDAALQEAGLSEGTPASRMHQLATQPEHCFASGPEGREQLLRAYEDAAREAALGIAPYFLGLPTGEIEVRPVPPHAEATSDAVHGVVQGRRMLLFVNTHEPEKVPRHSVNTLVLHETWPGHFVQRSIQRSLRGAPMIRKVVPLTAFAEGWAMYAERLGWEAGLARDPDDNLGRIQSELWRAARLVVDTGLHEKRWSREQAISYFTSVTGQPEGQVEAEVERYLLQPGQACAYMVGMLEFLSLRDAARHALGPRFSYPEFHEALLEDGPMPLPLLRQKMQAWLSSGGARAASG, encoded by the coding sequence ATGGCGTACCCGCCAGGCACCTTTTCGGCGGGTGCTACCCTCGACGCGCTGGAACGGAGAACTCTGTCCCTCGTTCCAGCACAGGGGCGCCGTGCAGTCGTTGGCCCGAGCCTCGGAGGGGTGATGCCCATTTCGACCCGCAAACGGGTTCTCCTGGTCACCGGTGGCGCGCTCATCGTCGCCGCCGGCTGGTCGCTCTACGCGACACTGGTCGGCCGGCCCTTTCGCGAGGCTCATCTGCAGCAGCGGGTCGCGCTCGACCTCTTCTGGGACGACCCGGACATGGTCGCCCGCGGAGGGATCGGGAACGGCTCCTTCTGGGACCGATGGAGCTCCCGCTTCACCGACGACTCCCCTGCGCGCACCGAGCGCCTCGCCGCACGCAAGCGGCACCTGCTCGAGCTCCTTCGCTCCTACCCTCTCCCCGCGCCGGGCACGAAGGAACGGCTCTCGCGCGACATCGTCGACTGGTATCTCGACTCCGAGGTTCGCGGCGAGCCGTTCCGGTATCACAACTACCTCGTCGCGAGCTACGAAGGCGCACAGGCGTCGGTGCTCGAGATTCTGACGGAGCTGCACCCGCTCGGGACGGCGGCCGGCGCCGAAGCCTACGTCGCCCGCTTGCGCGCCGTACCCGCCAAGGTGGATGGGATTCTCGCCGGGCTCCAATACCGCGCGGATCGCGACATCATTGCCCCGCGCTGGTCGCTCGAGAAGGTCGAGGATCAGATCGAGCGCTTCGTGGCACCCCGGCCGAGCGAGAACGTGCTCTGCACCACCTTCGCGCGCAAGACGGAGGAGAGCGTCGGCCTGTCGGCCGCCAGGCGCGAGGAGCTGCTGCAGGCGTGCAAACACGAGGTCGATGCGGGCGTCGTTCCGGCGTACCGGCGGCTGCTCTCGGAGGTCCGCGCTCTCGAGGCCAGGAGCCCCGCGGGCGATGGCGTCTGGCGACTGCCCGACGGCGCACGCTACTACGCGCACCTCTTGCGCAGCTACACGACGCTCGATTTGCCGGCGGCGGAGATCCACGCGATCGGCCTGCGGGAGGTCGAGCGGCTGAGCAACGAGCTCGACGCGGCGCTGCAGGAGGCCGGGCTGTCGGAAGGGACGCCGGCCTCGCGCATGCACCAACTGGCGACGCAGCCCGAGCACTGTTTTGCGTCCGGCCCCGAGGGCCGTGAGCAACTGCTGCGAGCCTACGAGGACGCCGCGCGCGAGGCCGCTCTCGGCATCGCGCCCTACTTCCTCGGGCTGCCGACAGGCGAGATCGAGGTTCGTCCGGTCCCGCCGCACGCCGAGGCCACATCGGATGCGGTGCACGGGGTCGTTCAAGGGCGCCGCATGCTGCTGTTCGTGAACACCCACGAGCCGGAAAAGGTCCCCCGCCACTCGGTCAATACCCTCGTGCTCCACGAGACCTGGCCGGGCCACTTCGTTCAGCGCAGCATCCAGCGCTCGTTGCGTGGCGCGCCCATGATCCGGAAAGTGGTTCCGCTCACCGCGTTCGCGGAAGGCTGGGCCATGTACGCCGAGCGCCTCGGCTGGGAAGCGGGCCTCGCACGTGATCCGGACGACAACCTGGGTCGCATCCAGTCCGAGCTCTGGCGCGCCGCGCGGCTCGTCGTCGACACCGGCCTGCACGAGAAACGCTGGTCCCGCGAGCAGGCGATCTCCTATTTCACCTCCGTCACCGGGCAGCCGGAAGGACAGGTCGAAGCGGAGGTCGAGCGCTACCTGCTCCAGCCGGGCCAGGCCTGCGCCTACATGGTCGGGATGCTCGAGTTCCTGAGCCTGCGCGACGCGGCGCGCCACGCGCTCGGCCCGCGCTTCAGCTATCCCGAGTTTCACGAGGCGCTGCTGGAGGACGGCCCGATGCCGCTCCCGCTGCTCAGGCAGAAGATGCAGGCCTGGCTCAGCAGCGGGGGTGCTCGCGCTGCCTCAGGTTGA
- a CDS encoding hybrid sensor histidine kinase/response regulator has product MTGTVLYVDDDSANLLVLKATCQGEFDVITAASGPEGLAILKEREVAVLLVDQRMPGMNGVEVFEIAQELYPETIRILITAYSDLSDAISAINRGKIRRYIRKPWDPDELKAVLRDGIETYQIRRKVNQLETRLIETERTYALGVVAASVAHELRNPLAAMVMGLDLAQLRLDQLLGELHPGGGVLVSHLDTVRKVRHQMDEIAAATDQVTEITKGMELGHRRSDEDVQADLKEIVDLTLTFVRGALLKRAMLEMDVRPIPLVKGSPNKLGQVMTNLLVNALQALPDRPRSENRIAVSLGPDQAEGWVRVAVEDNGEGIPDDVREHIFDPFFTTKTQGGTGLGLAISKRIVEEVGGHIEVVSRPGEGTTFAVRLPAAKRQGA; this is encoded by the coding sequence GTGACCGGGACCGTCCTCTATGTGGACGACGACAGCGCCAACCTGCTGGTGCTGAAGGCGACGTGCCAGGGCGAGTTTGACGTCATCACCGCCGCGAGCGGGCCCGAGGGCCTGGCGATCCTCAAGGAGCGGGAGGTGGCCGTCCTGCTCGTCGACCAGCGGATGCCCGGGATGAACGGCGTCGAGGTCTTCGAGATCGCGCAGGAGCTGTACCCCGAGACAATCCGGATTCTGATCACCGCCTACTCGGACCTGTCCGACGCGATCAGCGCCATCAACCGCGGCAAGATCCGCCGCTACATCCGCAAGCCGTGGGACCCCGACGAGCTCAAGGCGGTGCTGCGGGACGGGATCGAGACCTACCAGATCCGCCGCAAGGTCAACCAGCTCGAGACGCGGCTGATCGAGACCGAGCGCACGTACGCGCTCGGCGTGGTGGCCGCGAGCGTCGCGCACGAGCTCCGCAACCCGCTCGCCGCGATGGTGATGGGCCTCGATCTCGCCCAGCTCAGGCTCGACCAGCTGCTCGGCGAGCTGCACCCGGGAGGCGGCGTCCTCGTCTCCCACCTCGACACGGTCCGCAAGGTCCGCCACCAGATGGACGAGATCGCCGCCGCCACCGACCAGGTCACCGAGATCACGAAGGGCATGGAGCTCGGCCACCGCCGCAGCGACGAGGACGTGCAGGCCGACCTCAAGGAGATCGTCGATCTCACGCTCACGTTCGTCCGCGGCGCACTGCTCAAGCGGGCGATGCTCGAGATGGACGTGCGGCCGATCCCGCTGGTGAAGGGCTCTCCAAACAAGCTCGGGCAGGTGATGACCAACCTGCTGGTCAACGCGCTGCAGGCGCTCCCGGACCGTCCCCGGAGCGAGAACCGGATCGCGGTCTCACTCGGCCCGGACCAGGCCGAGGGGTGGGTGAGGGTGGCGGTGGAGGACAACGGCGAGGGCATCCCGGACGACGTCCGGGAGCACATCTTCGATCCCTTCTTCACCACCAAGACCCAGGGCGGCACCGGGCTCGGCCTCGCGATCTCGAAGCGGATCGTCGAGGAGGTCGGCGGTCACATCGAGGTCGTGAGCCGGCCCGGCGAAGGCACGACCTTCGCGGTCCGCCTCCCCGCCGCCAAGCGTCAGGGCGCCTGA
- a CDS encoding class I SAM-dependent methyltransferase family protein, translating to MAKPYESLMGVFARSVFYRPERQRVRELLSRDAKPQLMINGTEFPLFDMSMNGLSFISTGESSAWKVGDEVELSLVLHNESIYQGPARIARTEAGPRGAHIGVGLTTGFLDLPEISRRDDEKRLERELRDGCGAVERLVPGRYREQMAKAAHFLSHYNRVLRRQEQLYRESGRGEEASTELAERAYESLCEPWWDINVQASRAAVECLESRDVLVAAKEYTEALVTPLVMDSAIGFRAYTKPLGYAGDYHVMLWFYANEFEGKTALGKVIHKFYVDRHPMGRGVRTRKDFIVDLMYKEHERFLSTTPSENVFRVVSLGCGPAREVSDFVSRHRTWNGTIAWTLIDQEEEALSVAYRDSRREIGRWGSGARLNLLNLSFVQLLSEGVPLQDPGSQHLIFSAGFFDYLREGRAQTLLKGLFDLLAPGGMLAIGNAVAPNEFFWNMEFLVDWTLYYRSRQEMLGLASLLPDTAEREVLVEPSGGYHFLLVRKH from the coding sequence ATGGCGAAACCGTATGAGAGCCTAATGGGTGTCTTTGCGCGATCGGTGTTTTACCGCCCGGAGCGACAGCGAGTTCGCGAACTGTTATCGCGTGATGCCAAGCCGCAGCTCATGATCAACGGTACGGAGTTTCCCCTGTTTGACATGTCCATGAACGGCCTTTCGTTTATCTCGACCGGCGAATCGTCGGCGTGGAAGGTGGGCGACGAAGTCGAGTTGTCCCTAGTCCTTCACAACGAGAGTATCTATCAGGGCCCCGCGCGAATCGCGCGCACTGAGGCTGGCCCCAGGGGTGCGCATATCGGGGTCGGGCTTACTACGGGATTCCTCGACCTTCCAGAGATTTCGCGCCGTGATGATGAGAAGAGGCTCGAACGCGAATTGCGCGACGGATGCGGGGCGGTCGAGAGGTTGGTTCCAGGACGGTACCGCGAGCAGATGGCGAAGGCAGCCCACTTCCTGTCGCACTACAACAGGGTGCTGAGGCGGCAGGAGCAGCTGTATCGCGAGTCTGGGCGTGGGGAGGAGGCAAGCACAGAATTAGCGGAACGAGCCTACGAGTCGCTGTGCGAGCCATGGTGGGACATCAACGTGCAGGCCTCGAGGGCTGCTGTTGAGTGCCTCGAGAGTAGGGACGTGCTGGTGGCGGCGAAGGAGTACACCGAGGCCCTCGTTACGCCACTGGTCATGGATTCAGCTATTGGCTTCCGCGCTTACACAAAGCCGCTCGGGTATGCGGGTGACTATCATGTAATGCTCTGGTTCTATGCGAACGAGTTCGAGGGGAAAACCGCCTTGGGAAAGGTCATTCACAAGTTCTATGTGGATCGCCACCCCATGGGACGCGGAGTCCGCACTCGGAAGGACTTCATCGTCGACCTCATGTACAAGGAGCACGAACGGTTTCTGTCGACGACCCCAAGCGAGAACGTGTTTAGGGTGGTGAGCCTGGGTTGTGGTCCCGCTCGGGAGGTTTCGGACTTCGTTTCTCGGCATCGCACGTGGAATGGGACCATCGCTTGGACGCTCATTGATCAAGAAGAGGAAGCTCTGAGCGTTGCCTATCGGGACAGCAGACGGGAGATAGGTCGATGGGGGTCCGGTGCCCGCCTGAACCTCCTCAATCTCTCATTTGTGCAGCTCCTGAGCGAGGGGGTTCCGCTTCAGGATCCGGGTTCGCAACACCTCATTTTCAGTGCTGGATTTTTCGACTACCTCCGAGAGGGCAGAGCGCAGACCCTTCTCAAGGGGCTTTTTGACCTGCTCGCCCCCGGCGGGATGTTGGCAATCGGAAACGCTGTGGCGCCCAACGAGTTCTTCTGGAACATGGAGTTCCTCGTTGACTGGACCTTGTACTACCGCAGCCGCCAGGAGATGCTGGGTTTGGCTTCCCTGCTCCCCGATACAGCGGAAAGGGAGGTCCTCGTCGAGCCGTCGGGGGGCTATCACTTCCTCCTCGTCAGGAAGCACTGA